A stretch of DNA from Alteromonas gilva:
CTGCAACGTAATCTGATACAGCAACTGCACCTGCTCGGGGGCAAAATGGCGGGCCAGCTGATAAATGGCCTTTGCGGTATTCGTTTCGAGCTTGCAGGCTTCCGGCACCCACTGGGTTAAGGCAATTTGGTGCAACAAACTGGATAGTTCAGCCAGTACATTGCTGTAATCAGGTGCCAGTACGTCTATTTCTGCGGCCTGGGCCATCACTTCGGCGGGCTCGCGTTTAGTCACCGCAAACAAAATCTTCAGCAACTGTTGGCGGTCCATCAAGCCGAGCATATCGGTTACGATGGCGCTGCTGACCTGGTTGTTGCCTTGTGCGATGGCTTGATCGGTAAGGCTTAGCGCATCGCGCATACTGCCCTGGGCAGCTTTCGCCAGCAAAGTGAGCGCGTTATCTTCGAAACTTATTTGTTCCTGCGCCAAAATATGGTGTAACTGCTGGCTAATTTGCTCGCGTGACAAGGCTTTTAAATTGAACTGCAAACAGCGCGACAATATCGTTACTGGCAGCTTTTGCGGATCGGTTGTGGCTAATAGAAACTTAACGTGTGGCGGTGGTTCTTCGAGGGTTTTAAGCAGCGCATTAAAACTGTGCTTGGACAGCATGTGCACTTCGTCAATCAGGTAAACCTTAAAGCGGCCACGGCTGGGTTTGTACTGCACGTTATCGAGCAATTCGCGCGTATCTTCTACCTTTGTTCGCGAGGCGGCATCGATTTCGAGCAGGTCCACATAGTTGCCCTGCTCAATTTCCACACAGGTGCTGCACTGTCCACACGGTGTAGCACTTTGGCCTTGTTCACAATTTAAACTTTTAGAAAAAATACGCGCAATGGTTGTCTTACCCACACCACGCGTACCTGTGAAAAGGTAGGCATGATGTAAACGATCGTTGGTGAGCGCATTACTGATCGCTGAAACAACGTGTTCCTGCCCAACCAGCTCTGAAAATATCCCGGGGCGCCATTTTCTTGCCAGTACCTGATAGGCCAAAGTTAGCTGTCCTTATTCGCCGTCGAATTCACAAATACAATAAGGTTCGACGCCTAAATCAGCCAGCTTCTCGTACCCATGTAACGCGGGTAAGCCAATGACAAATCCGGCGTACTCGACCACGCCGCCGAGATTACGAATAAGCTTGGCTGTGGCTGAAATTGTGCCACCGGTGGCTAATAGATCGTCTATCAGCAATACCTTGTCACCCGGATTAATAGCATCTTTATGAATTTCAAGGGTATCCTTGCCGTACTCGAGCTCGTAGCTCTCGCTCAACACATCACGCGGCAACTTATTGGGTTTTCTCACCGGTACAAAACCTATGCCCAGCTCCAGTGCCAGAGGCGCACCAAAAAGAAAACCACGCGCTTCGGTGCCAGCAACTTTATTAAAGCCGAGTGGACGATACTTTTCGACCAGCATGGCTATGCACTGACTAAACGCCTGGTAGTTTTCAAGAACACTTGTGACGTCACGAAACTGAATGCCGGGTTTAGGATAATCCGGCACGGTTTTTACCACTGATTTAATGAATTCTGAACGCGTGCTTTCCTGTGTAGTCAGCATGAAATCACAACACCCAAGTGTATATACCAGCTAATGTCGGCAGCAGTGGTAAAGCAACTAATGTGACTACAATTGCTAACAAATACCACCAGTTGAATACTTCTTTAAAATCTTCGTTACCAGCCATGCAAATACTCAATTCTTATTAAGCTTAAAAAATGGTTGTAAATGGTAATCGAAACCGGGCAAAAATAACAGGGTAAATATGCATGGAGTCGTATTTGTGGCTAATTACTCTACACCGCTGTTGTCGGTATCATAAGCGGTCACCGCGCCGCCCTGAAGCCAGCCGGATAGTACTTGCTGAAGACCATTAATGAGCGTGTCATAGTCAATATCAGGTACCTTCTCGTGCAGCGCTTTAGCGAGCGTTGTAAAGTCGGTCGGCTGGGTTGCCAGCAATTCCATTGTCAACGCTGACAATGGTGAGAGGTGCTGAAACTGTACGTTGTGTTGCGGGTCACGGTACAGCAAATAGTAGTGCATGCCACCCGGTGAGTCCGGTTGATAATCAGGGCCGATTTTGTGTACTGCATAAGGATACCCGGCTAACTCGCTTAGCGGCGACGCCATCATGGTGTCAGGCATGCCACTTTGCCGCCAGTAAGTGACCGGCTGCTGAGGCTCCCTGACCGATAATGCCAGTTCCAGCCATTCGTAGTGAGCCATTTCTTTCAGAAACACCGGATCATGTTCGGTTAATTGGTAGCCATTACTGAGATACTCTATAAACTCCTGGCTTATGTGAATAAAGTAAGGTGATGTACATTGGTGTTCAGTAAAAAACTGGCGAACCAAACGCTCCCACTCTTCTTCTGCATAAAAGCTGTGGAGCACCGGAAAACCGTTTTGGATAAAACCATTCACGTTATTAAAAAATAACGAGCGGTAGATATCCATGCGCCTTTTGGTGTCGGCGTCCTCTGCGCCCTGCGGTGAGGGATATCGAACACTCCGGGCAAAAGCGTTGAGTTGGTCAGGCAGTGACACTTAAGCCACTCCTCTTTGCAAAGCACTCACGTCGGCCTGAATTTGCTTAATACGTTGCACTTCTTTTAGTAAATCGGCCATGGGAGGAATGTTGAAGTCCCGCTCAAGCAGTGTGGGAAAAACATGGTGGGTTTTGTAAGCATGCTCCAGCAACTGCCACACTGGCTCAATGACATCACTGCCATGGGTGTCCACACGTAAATCCTCCGCTTCATCGAAATGACCGGCAATATGCCCATATACAATACGCTTACCCGGTAGCTTGTCGATAAACTGGTAGGGATCGTAACGATGATTAATCGAATTTACGTAAACATTATTTACATCAAGTAGCATTGAGCAATCAGCTTCAGCTAATACCGAATTGATAAACTCCAGCTCTGACAAGCGGTTATCCGCCGTAATATAGTAAGAGACGTTTTCCAGCACAAGCGGCCGTTCTAAAATGTCCTGTACTTTACGTACCCGGTCTGCCACATACTGCACAGCCTCATCGGTGAAAGGGATTGGCATTAAATCGTATAAGTGCCCCTGCGCAGAGCAATAGCTCAGGTGCTCGCTGTACAACGCGATATTGTAGCGATCTAAGAATGCTTTAAGTTCATGTAAAAACCGATAATCCAGGGGATCAGGGCCACCTATGGATAGCGAAAGCCCGTGAGTCGTAAAACTACTCTGGCCCACGCAGCGCTCTAAATCTTGTCGAAATTGACCGCCAAGTGGGATCCAGTTTTCCGGAGCAACTTCCCAAAAATCAACGTTGTCAGGCAAAACGGGTAACACGTCACTCAGCATTTCACGTCTTAACCCCAAGCCTGCCCCGCTAATCTTATGTGTCATTGATTACTCCTTTTTTGCAAGCTATGCGCCGCTACCACACTTACCTTCTTTTTTGGCTTTTTTGTCGGCGCCACACTTACCTTCGCCGCATTTGCCTTCTTTCATGGCTTTTTTATCGGCACCGCACTTGCCTTCGCCACATTTGCCTTCTTTCATGGCTTTCTTGTCTGCGCCGCATTTACCTTCGCCACACTTGCCTTCTTTCATGGCTTTTTTGTCTGCACCGCACTTGCCTTCGCCACACTTGCCTTCTTTCATGGCTTTTTTGTCGGCACCGCACTTACCTTCGCCACACTTACCTTCTTTCATGGCTTTTTTGTCGGCACCGCATTTACCTTCGCCACACTTACCTTCTTTCATGGCTTTTTTATCTGCGCCGCACTTACCTTCGCCACATTTTCCTTCGCCGCATTTGCCTTCTTTCTCGGCTTTATCGCCGCCGCAAGAGCCTTCTGCGACAAATTGCATATAGCCAGAATCCAGTTGTTCAACTTCAAATGGGTTGGCAGCATCAGCAGCAAAGGCCACTGTTGACATACTTGAACCTAAAACCACCGCACCTATTGCGCTTGCAACGCTGTTTTTCTTAACCTGTTTCATGGTAACGCTCCTGACAAAATATCTGTTGTTAAGTTCTGTAAATAGTTAGACCGTGGGCACCACTATTTCATTTCGGCTTTGCGATAAAAAAAGCGCCATTGGTATGCATTCTTTATCCGATAATACAAAGTTACTCAGCCTGATAGCCTATCCTGAATCCGCCCCAATGCCTATTGTTTACAAATATTGGCGCAGACAAATCATGCATCACCTCGCCGGTATCACGCTTATAGGTTTGTAATAAAAAGCTTTCCGTATTTTTGCCACAGCGGCTACCGGTATAATCGTCAAATATTCGTTTGGTTCGGCTTTTTGCCAAATCGACGTCGTAATCACCCGTCAT
This window harbors:
- the apt gene encoding adenine phosphoribosyltransferase, yielding MLTTQESTRSEFIKSVVKTVPDYPKPGIQFRDVTSVLENYQAFSQCIAMLVEKYRPLGFNKVAGTEARGFLFGAPLALELGIGFVPVRKPNKLPRDVLSESYELEYGKDTLEIHKDAINPGDKVLLIDDLLATGGTISATAKLIRNLGGVVEYAGFVIGLPALHGYEKLADLGVEPYCICEFDGE
- a CDS encoding HvfC family RiPP maturation protein, coding for MSLPDQLNAFARSVRYPSPQGAEDADTKRRMDIYRSLFFNNVNGFIQNGFPVLHSFYAEEEWERLVRQFFTEHQCTSPYFIHISQEFIEYLSNGYQLTEHDPVFLKEMAHYEWLELALSVREPQQPVTYWRQSGMPDTMMASPLSELAGYPYAVHKIGPDYQPDSPGGMHYYLLYRDPQHNVQFQHLSPLSALTMELLATQPTDFTTLAKALHEKVPDIDYDTLINGLQQVLSGWLQGGAVTAYDTDNSGVE
- a CDS encoding HvfB family MNIO-type RiPP peptide maturase yields the protein MTHKISGAGLGLRREMLSDVLPVLPDNVDFWEVAPENWIPLGGQFRQDLERCVGQSSFTTHGLSLSIGGPDPLDYRFLHELKAFLDRYNIALYSEHLSYCSAQGHLYDLMPIPFTDEAVQYVADRVRKVQDILERPLVLENVSYYITADNRLSELEFINSVLAEADCSMLLDVNNVYVNSINHRYDPYQFIDKLPGKRIVYGHIAGHFDEAEDLRVDTHGSDVIEPVWQLLEHAYKTHHVFPTLLERDFNIPPMADLLKEVQRIKQIQADVSALQRGVA
- a CDS encoding HvfA family oxazolone/thioamide-modified RiPP metallophore → MKQVKKNSVASAIGAVVLGSSMSTVAFAADAANPFEVEQLDSGYMQFVAEGSCGGDKAEKEGKCGEGKCGEGKCGADKKAMKEGKCGEGKCGADKKAMKEGKCGEGKCGADKKAMKEGKCGEGKCGADKKAMKEGKCGEGKCGADKKAMKEGKCGEGKCGADKKAMKEGKCGEGKCGADKKAKKEGKCGSGA